A genomic stretch from Pomacea canaliculata isolate SZHN2017 linkage group LG2, ASM307304v1, whole genome shotgun sequence includes:
- the LOC112556492 gene encoding uncharacterized protein LOC112556492 — MTSLELFRQSEYSPREQNEWGTGQPKEHRDLWVPRNATWTYTGEPNEQRYTLTQLKRSNIRSTDELVPRPQDSVMVKDLINLPFPAEHPYSSHIPRFAVFPKFDSPEDPKRGVAARSEMPINAEMPAQPYDILVLEKTKGSGTRHVIQAQPKDSEREPLYWPGENFFDQQVKGHGGRQQFYPFPPKGITPNLQSRPEEMKVSLRTANVLHNLERSHWMTSYDLDYTGLGPSNPLSLDNLDSKLTTKIMTRLDDDKLYPHFINTFDPPRGMEGRLSRKITPAPAAQRVLESSKPENPGYKRKPTLNEREEYRLLHGTEYVNLPDTSSSPSQDMRWRELDLEARPGPCLEKIEKAKAKQFDVAFTPPGTPLPPDEFNLIDSKTKRDEVIQEIEAYNRWKLLNMQAPDHNITALRNKYEALFDKELPDTFYNHGSRYNEERAGLYKTSYDPHLLTLNLSASTPEIINTLPFNSQGQTLKAEQGSHLSKDLRESLKWSRNLSLSAPDLRSDYEGQEMLQAYKDLTRQQQRQLLPPAPHQASTQIQEKDLLQNNSTMGNSYNTLKFLQENELECCVRSDPKTLMSSENKSLSRVRSRSVPRPSKNVQFSRSVTVATMSPNTIPVLSVETQPLSGEEVQDQDKTNTTEYTSTHAMYNANNTLNPKRVRGTHDIPAVFSSLPGKLAAVIRDKEDTQVFTNQSSLSGLKGQRPATSSGLYKSESRDQFESLSTNFMPTNLTASTSFVSSYQNQFPVYNLTYKHDPRFDWEPGSGIPRPQSSLLHLQESFVKSKVRQKFHEQFPEINPDLRFNIIKGKKHSFGGFNAQVIRG; from the exons ATGACCTCTCTGGAGTTATTTCGACAATCAGAATACAGTCCTAGAGAACAAAATGAATGGGGGACAGGACAACCAAAGGAACACAGGGATCTCTGGGTGCCCAGGAATGCTACCTGGACATATAC cggTGAACCTAATGAGCAGAGATACACTTTGACTCAACTAAAGCGAAGCAATATTCGCAGCACAGATGAact AGTTCCTCGACCTCAAGATTCTGTTATGGT GAAAGATCTTATCAACTTACCCTTTCCAGCAGAACACCCTTACAGTTCACACATTCCTCGCTTTGCTGTCTTCCCAAAGTTTGATTCACCAGAAGATCCTAAAAGAGGTGTCGCTGCTCGAAGTGAGATGCCGATCAATGCTGAGATGCCTGCACAGCCCTATGATATTCTTGTCTTAGAGAAAACTAAAG GATCTGGGACAAGACATGTCATCCAAGCACAGCCCAAAGATTCTGAAAGGGAACCACTTTACTGGCCAGGAGAAAACTTTTTTGATCAA CAGGTGAAGGGACATGGTGGACGACAACAATTTTATCCTTTCCCACCTAAAGGTATAACGCCCAATCTGCAGTCACGCCCAGAAGAGATGAAGGTCAGCCTTCGCACTGCCAATGTTCTTCACAACTTGGAACGTTCCCATTGGATGACCTCTTATGACCTGGACTATACAGGACTTGGACCTTCTAACCCACTTTCCCTAGACAACCTGGACAGCAAACTTACAACCAAGATTATGACAAGGCTTGATGATGACAAACTG tACCCTCATTTCATCAATACTTTTGACCCACCTCGGGGCATGGAGGGGCGACTGTCACGGAAAATAACACCAGCACCAGCGGCTCAACGTGTCCTGGAAAGCAGCAAGCCAGAGAATCCAGGATACAAAAG GAAACCAACACTGAATGAGCGTGAAGAATATCGCTTGCTTCATGGAACTGAGTACGTCAATTTGCCAGACACCAGCAGCAGCCCATCTCAAGACATGAGGTGGCGTGAACTAGACCTGGAAGCTCGGCCTGGACCATGCCTTGAAAAA ATTGAAAAAGCTAAAGCAAAACAGTTTGATGTTGCCTTCACACCACCTGGTACACCCCTACCGCCTGATGAGTTTAATCTGattgacagcaaaacaaaaagagatgAGGTTATCCAAGAAATCGAAGCTTATAACAG GTGGAAACTTCTCAACATGCAGGCACCAGACCACAACATCACAGCATTAAGAAATAAGTATGAAGCACTTTTTGACAAAGAACTCCCAGACACATTCTATAACCATGGGAGTCGCTACAATGAGGAACGAGCTGGCCTATATAAGACCAGCTATGACCCACACCTGTTGACTCTTAACTTGTCAGCATCAACACCTGAGATCATAAATACTCTTCCCTTTAATTCTCAG GGACAGACCCTGAAGGCTGAACAAGGGTCTCACTTGAGCAAGGATCTCCGAGAATCCCTGAAGTGGAGCAGAAACTTGAGCTTAAGTGCACCTGACCTTAGAAGCGACTACGAAGGACAAGAG ATGTTACAAGCATACAAGGACTTGACTcgtcagcagcaaagacagtTGCTGCCTCCTGCTCCACATCAAGCAAGCACACAGATCCAGGAAAAGGATCTGCTGCAGAATAACTCAACCATGGGCAACAGCTACAATACCCTCAAATTCCTCCAGGAAAATGAGCTTGAATGCTGTGTCCGAAGTGATCCAAAGACCCTTATGTCATCAGAAAACAAGTCTCTCAGCAG GGTTCGTTCACGATCTGTTCCACGCCCCTCCAAGAATGTCCAGTTTTCCAGAAGCGTCACCGTAGCAACCATGTCACCAAACACTATACCAGTTTTATCAGTTGAAACGCAGCCCTTGAGTGGAGAAGAAGTACAAGATCAGGACAAGACCAATACAACCGAGTACACCAGTACACATGCTATGTACAATGCCAACAACACCCTCAACCCAAAAAGGGTTAGGGGAACACATGACATCCCggctgttttttcttctcttcctggAAAACTTGCAGCAGTCATTCGAGATAAAGAAGATACTCAGGTTTTCACAAATCAGTCTTCACTAAGCGGTCTAAAAGGTCAAAGGCCAGCAACCTCTAGTGGGCTATACAAATCAGAATCAAGAGATCAGTTTGAAAGTCTGTCCACCAACTTTATGCCAACCAACCTTACAGCATCCACATCCTTTGTTTCATCTTACCAAAATCAGTTTCCCGTTTACAACTTGACCTACAAACATGATCCTCGGTTTGACTGGGAGCCTGGCAGTGGCATTCCAAGGCCCCAGAGTTCATTGCTACATCTCCAGGAGAGCTTTGTTAAGTCTAAAGTGCGACAGAAGTTCCATGAACAGTTTCCAGAAATCAATCCAGACCTTCGCTTTAACATTATCAAAGGCAAAAAGCATAGTTTTGGTGGGTTCAATGCTCAAGTTATACGAGGGTAA